In Cryptomeria japonica chromosome 10, Sugi_1.0, whole genome shotgun sequence, a genomic segment contains:
- the LOC131072549 gene encoding uncharacterized protein LOC131072549 has translation MYGDLDLNDTDKDHSDRKSSAKRFRCRFCNRSFSKSQALGGHMNGHRQERDDEKYSKAKVLMEQKYGSSLLNMRMPGQSIQSNNYVAPQSYSAIPGGVQAHSELFSPSQVQIGCSTSIPTYSNQNVGGGISRVGPSLNQKGQQQKQQQVFDQKVAGQYRNSPPIPSHPNCHSPSQNQIGPSTSVPTYSNQNLGGGISRVGPSLNQKVQLQQQQQQQVFDQKLADQYRNSHSIPSYLNCQIRGGASHPYLPYQTSMDNNLQIGGEPLLNNLGARGASLPINSNLQIKEPSLPTLQGRDPNFVVNGQAAPQPSEQQQQFFNVLPSPLSSWKVENPSL, from the exons ATGTACGGAGACTTGGATTTAAATGATACGGATAAAGATCATTCAGATAGGAAGAGTTCAGCTAAAAGATTTCGTTGTAGATTTTGTAACAGAAGCTTTTCTAAATCACAGGCTCTTGGAGGCCATATGAATGGCCATCGTCAAG aaagagatgatgagaagtATAGTAAGGCAAAGGTTCTTATGGAACAGAAATATGGAAGCAGTCTTCTCAATATGAG GATGCCAGGACAAAGCATACAAAGCAACAACTATGTAGCACCACAAAGTTATTCAGCAATCCCAGGAGGAGTGCAGGCACATTCTGAATTATTTAGTCCATCTCAGGTTCAAATTGGCTGTTCAACTTCAATCCCAACATATTCAAACCAGAATGTAGGTGGAGGAATTTCAAGAGTTGGACCATCTTTGAACCAGAAAGGGCAACAACAAAAGCAACAGCAAGTGTTTGATCAAAAGGTAGCAGGTCAATACAGAAACTCTCCTCCTATTCCATCTCACCCTAATTGTCATAGTCCATCTCAGAATCAAATTGGCCCTTCAACTTCAGTCCCAACATATTCAAACCAGAATTTAGGTGGAGGAATTTCAAGAGTTGGACCATCTTTGAACCAGAAAGTGCAACTGCAACAGCAACAGCAACAGCAAGTGTTTGATCAAAAGTTAGCAGATCAATACAGAAACTCTCATTCAATTCCATCGTACCTTAACTGTCAAATAAGAGGAGGAGCATCTCACCCATATCTTCCTTACCAAACTTCCATGGACAACAATCTACAAATAGGAGGAGAACCTCTTCTTAACAATTTAGGAGCAAGAGGAGCTTCTCTTCCCATAAACAGCAATTTACAGATAAAAGAGCCCTCTTTACCAACTTTACAAGGAAGAGATCCAAATTTTGTTGTGAATGGACAAGCAGCACCACAGCCATCTGAGCAACAGCAACAGTTTTTCAAtgtgcttccttctcctctttcttCATGGAAAGTTGAAAATCCATCTTTGTAA